TCCCCAGCGAAAAAGATCGCTTGCGCAGCAGCGCCGCGGAGCGCGGGCAGCTGCTCGGCAAAGCTCGGCGCGTCGGGACGGAGCGCAATCGCCGCAGCAAGCTGCCCACCTGCTTGCTGCAGCCCCGAGGCAAATTCGGCGGCGAGCCCTTGGCCGTAGGTGTTCGTAGTATAGACGAGCGCCACTCGCCGCCAGCCCCGCTCCACAAGATAGCGCGCGGCGCGCGGCCCTTGGGTGGCATCCGTGGCGCAGACACGGAAGAAGGTTTCTACTCCGGCGCGCGACAAGGCGGGGTTGCTCGCGCTCGGCGTGACGACGACGAGCCCGAGGTCGCGGTAGATCGGCAGCGCAGCGGCGGTTGGACCGCTGTTGTAGTGGCCGATCACCCCGAGCACCGTCTGCCCTGCCTGCACGGCGGCCGCGACCTGCTTTGCCGCCTCGACTGCCGCCGCCTCGTCCGCCTCGTCGTTGAGCGGCCGGACAGCGACGCGCCGCCCGCCGAGCACCCCTCCCGCTTGGTTGACCTCCTCTGCTTTCAGGCGGGCGCCCCCGAGCATCGACTGCCCCCCCTCCGCCTGTTCCCCCGAGAGCGGCCCAACAACGAAGACGATCGCTTCCCCAGAGAATTGGGGTCCCCGCTGGCAGGCAGCGAGTGCTGCAGCGGCAGCCGCGAAGAGGAAGTAGCGACGACCGATCACGTTGTGCTGCTCATCGGCGCATTCAGCGTGACCGCCCTCGGCGCCACGCCGTTCCCCGATAGGGTGCCAGATCGCCGCGGCGCGGAGCAACCGTCCAAAGCCCCGCCGGCTTAGTCGATGACAAGGCGGGTAAACGCTTCTCCAGCGAGGAGAGCTGCCGGCGCGCCATCCCGCGCTGCGAAAAGACGCCACCGCTCGGGCAGGTCTTCAGGACGAGGGGTTTGGCTCGCGTGGGCGAGCCGGGCGGCGATCTTGCGCTCGAGCGCTGGCGCGATATCAACGAAACAGTCGGCGGCTGCGGAGGCAAACAGCCACACCTCGCGGACAGCGTGGGGCGCAAGCCCAGCGCTCACCTGGTCGGGATAGCTGAGCGGGTCTCGAGCGAGGGGGTAGATGGCGTCGAGTACTGCGCGGCCGGTGCGGCGATGATCGCG
Above is a genomic segment from Dehalococcoidia bacterium containing:
- a CDS encoding branched-chain amino acid ABC transporter substrate-binding protein, with product MIGRRYFLFAAAAAALAACQRGPQFSGEAIVFVVGPLSGEQAEGGQSMLGGARLKAEEVNQAGGVLGGRRVAVRPLNDEADEAAAVEAAKQVAAAVQAGQTVLGVIGHYNSGPTAAALPIYRDLGLVVVTPSASNPALSRAGVETFFRVCATDATQGPRAARYLVERGWRRVALVYTTNTYGQGLAAEFASGLQQAGGQLAAAIALRPDAPSFAEQLPALRGAAAQAIFFAGDFPDGITFVREARRAGITTPILASDANFVDQFIDELGALAEGILISTITPDPRVVASPAWFAAFRQLEQRNPGIDATTGYSAMEVLLTGVQRANRADGRAIASAIRSLDIQSLVGRIQYDANGDLLEQRVFFYIVEGGRFRQLTS